One stretch of Corynebacterium imitans DNA includes these proteins:
- a CDS encoding adenine phosphoribosyltransferase, producing MATHPTQYSSAQEALAHKVRRVPDFPSEGVLFEDLTPVLADPAALHAVIREMAEASQDLGADLIGGLDARGFLLGSAVAFDMGLGILAIRKKGKLPPPVITQEYETEYSTAALQIPADGVDLAGKKVVLVDDVLATGGTLVAATNLIEHAGGEVVGYVVVLEVEGLGGREKLAGAPLVVLDDGHRVNG from the coding sequence ATGGCTACACACCCCACCCAGTACTCTTCCGCGCAGGAGGCTTTGGCGCATAAAGTGCGCCGCGTGCCCGATTTCCCATCTGAGGGCGTGCTCTTCGAGGACCTCACGCCCGTGCTCGCCGACCCGGCGGCGCTCCACGCGGTCATCCGCGAGATGGCCGAGGCCAGCCAAGACCTCGGCGCGGACCTGATCGGCGGGCTGGACGCGCGCGGATTCCTCCTGGGCTCCGCAGTGGCCTTCGACATGGGCCTGGGAATTCTTGCGATCCGCAAGAAGGGCAAGCTGCCGCCGCCAGTCATTACACAGGAGTACGAGACCGAGTACAGCACCGCCGCTCTGCAGATCCCCGCTGACGGTGTGGATCTGGCGGGCAAGAAGGTCGTGCTTGTCGACGACGTCTTGGCCACCGGCGGCACCCTGGTTGCCGCCACGAATCTCATCGAGCACGCCGGGGGCGAGGTCGTGGGTTACGTGGTGGTGCTTGAGGTAGAGGGCCTGGGCGGCCGGGAGAAGTTGGCTGGTGCGCCACTTGTCGTGCTTGATGACGGGCACCGGGTCAACGGCTAG
- a CDS encoding peptidylprolyl isomerase has protein sequence MAENSGAADSSASNTPTTDNAKRGEDALRHLKRELDSRDRKEKSKPLTVAALSAVVIVGIGGAIYFASTQNDDEEVTAAEEETSETTEAEETFDASQYEAVGTARATALPATVSCSYNDSPQADQGEAASKPKEEDISTEGKVNIELDTSAGPIGMELDRSVAPCTVNAIEHLTEEKYFDDSVCHRLTTGDGLKVLQCGDPTGSGSGGPGFQFANEFPTDEALEQVDDADLQIPEGVSEEEKEQYRAMALQNGPKRYDRGTIAMAHAGVGTNGSQFFLNYGDSVLPPLYTYFGQIDDAGLETLDKIAEQGVEGGATDGAPAEEVKIKSATVK, from the coding sequence ATGGCTGAGAACTCGGGCGCTGCAGACAGCAGCGCATCCAACACGCCCACCACTGACAACGCGAAGCGCGGCGAGGACGCGTTGCGCCACCTCAAGCGCGAGCTGGATTCGCGCGACCGCAAAGAGAAGTCCAAGCCGTTGACGGTCGCAGCACTTTCCGCGGTGGTAATCGTAGGCATCGGTGGTGCGATCTACTTCGCCTCGACGCAGAACGACGACGAAGAAGTCACCGCCGCAGAGGAAGAAACCTCGGAAACTACTGAGGCCGAGGAGACCTTCGACGCGTCGCAGTACGAGGCAGTCGGCACTGCGCGCGCCACTGCCCTGCCGGCCACGGTGAGCTGCTCGTACAACGACAGCCCGCAGGCAGATCAAGGCGAGGCCGCCTCGAAGCCGAAGGAAGAGGACATCTCCACTGAGGGCAAGGTGAACATCGAGCTGGATACCAGCGCGGGCCCGATCGGGATGGAGCTTGATCGCAGCGTCGCCCCCTGCACGGTCAACGCCATCGAGCACCTGACTGAGGAGAAGTACTTCGACGACTCCGTGTGCCACCGCCTCACCACCGGCGACGGGCTGAAGGTCCTCCAGTGCGGTGACCCCACCGGCTCTGGCTCTGGCGGCCCGGGCTTCCAGTTTGCGAACGAGTTCCCCACCGACGAAGCGCTCGAGCAGGTTGACGACGCTGACCTGCAAATCCCAGAGGGCGTCTCCGAGGAAGAGAAGGAACAGTACCGCGCAATGGCGCTACAGAACGGTCCCAAGCGTTACGACCGCGGCACCATTGCGATGGCTCACGCGGGCGTTGGCACCAATGGTTCCCAGTTCTTCTTGAACTACGGCGACTCCGTCCTGCCCCCGCTGTACACCTACTTTGGCCAGATTGATGACGCTGGTCTCGAGACTCTGGACAAGATCGCCGAGCAGGGCGTTGAAGGCGGCGCCACCGATGGTGCACCAGCGGAGGAAGTGAAGATCAAGAGCGCTACCGTAAAGTAG
- the tpx gene encoding thiol peroxidase encodes MATVTFQGNDTTTSGELPAVGEALPNSTLVAGDLSEKSLADYAGKRLVLNIFPSLDTGVCATSVRKFNELAASLDNTEVLCISKDLPFAQQRFCAAEGIESVEALSAFRSSFAKDFGVELEGSPLEGLTARAVVVTDADHKVIHTELVSEITNEPDYQAAEDALK; translated from the coding sequence ATGGCTACCGTGACTTTTCAAGGCAATGACACTACTACTTCCGGGGAGCTGCCCGCCGTGGGCGAAGCGCTGCCCAACAGCACGCTTGTCGCAGGCGATTTGAGCGAGAAGTCGCTCGCAGACTACGCGGGCAAGCGCCTCGTGCTAAACATCTTCCCGTCCCTGGACACCGGCGTGTGCGCGACCTCGGTGCGTAAGTTCAACGAGCTCGCTGCTTCCCTCGACAACACTGAGGTGCTCTGCATCTCTAAGGACCTGCCGTTCGCGCAGCAGCGTTTCTGCGCGGCAGAGGGCATCGAAAGCGTCGAGGCGCTCTCCGCGTTCCGTTCTTCCTTTGCCAAGGACTTCGGCGTTGAGCTGGAAGGTTCCCCGCTGGAGGGCCTGACTGCCCGCGCCGTGGTCGTCACGGATGCGGACCACAAGGTCATCCACACCGAGCTCGTCTCCGAGATTACCAACGAGCCCGACTACCAGGCTGCAGAAGACGCGCTGAAGTAA
- a CDS encoding bifunctional metallophosphatase/5'-nucleotidase, translating to MFSYRRLGALVAATTSTALVVTAVPALAAEDEKVQINVANFTDFHGRLEAGLSKDRETGKLVPKVGDEMGAANIAGIINYLRAENENQLVTTSGDNQGGSAFVSAISDDEYTMEFLNAIGTDASAVGNHEFDKGYDDLVDRIVPGTKGVQLGANIYKEDGSREIDPYRIVEVEGVKVALVGTTSNLTKSKSSPDHVKGLNITDSSEEVNKEAKKLKDEGKADVVIALIHDPVDTGAPKLDPEYVDFMFGGDSHVNVVDTEAEVPNAQSWEYGKVVSDLGFTYNKTTGEIEDLKVDQYNAETLIELDIAPDAEVEKLVEKAREKAGELGQQVVATVEETYLRGSNPGAKTGSNRGTESTANNMLAQSALVALNASLEEKIDLGIMNAGGVRADLPAGEVTYQQAFEVQPFGNDISVATLSGKAIKQALENQWQTEEDAVKSGRPRLDMGLSDNVSYTYNPEAARGERITSITIDGAPLEDDKDYRVAASSFLLGGGDGFIDPAEVRDELNVGYNDLNAFVDYLKTDGIGVRKGQKDVGVVLPAEGLKAGTKATIKLSSLNYSSEGEPIAKQATVKLGETTATADIDATTTEADNGLGEQGRAEVTLDIPAELSGEQTLTVTTDAGTEVTLPVTVAEADAQEPGETPQEGSSADTGTIFGAIAGVLALLGLLSIVFAGPIDQVLGPIAKLS from the coding sequence GTGTTTTCTTACCGTCGCCTCGGTGCCCTGGTGGCTGCCACCACGTCTACCGCACTCGTCGTCACCGCGGTGCCTGCACTCGCCGCGGAAGATGAGAAGGTGCAGATCAACGTTGCCAACTTCACGGACTTCCACGGCCGCCTTGAGGCTGGCCTGAGCAAGGACCGCGAGACCGGCAAGCTCGTCCCGAAGGTGGGCGATGAGATGGGTGCGGCGAACATTGCCGGCATCATCAACTACCTGCGTGCCGAGAACGAGAACCAGCTGGTGACCACCTCGGGTGACAACCAGGGTGGCTCCGCGTTCGTTTCCGCGATCTCGGACGACGAGTACACGATGGAGTTCCTTAACGCCATCGGTACGGACGCTTCTGCTGTGGGTAACCACGAGTTTGATAAGGGTTACGACGACCTGGTCGACCGTATTGTCCCGGGCACCAAGGGCGTCCAGCTCGGCGCGAACATTTACAAGGAAGACGGCTCCCGCGAGATTGACCCGTACCGCATCGTCGAGGTCGAGGGCGTGAAGGTCGCATTGGTGGGCACTACCTCGAACCTGACGAAGAGCAAGTCCAGCCCGGACCACGTCAAGGGCTTGAACATCACCGACTCTTCTGAGGAAGTGAACAAGGAGGCCAAGAAGCTCAAGGATGAGGGCAAGGCTGACGTGGTCATCGCCCTGATCCACGACCCGGTCGATACGGGCGCTCCCAAGCTGGATCCGGAGTACGTGGACTTCATGTTCGGCGGCGACAGCCACGTAAACGTGGTCGACACCGAGGCGGAGGTGCCGAACGCGCAGTCCTGGGAGTACGGCAAGGTCGTCTCTGACCTGGGCTTTACCTACAACAAGACCACCGGAGAGATCGAGGATCTCAAGGTGGACCAGTACAACGCCGAGACCTTGATCGAGCTCGATATCGCGCCGGATGCCGAGGTGGAGAAGCTCGTGGAGAAGGCTCGGGAGAAAGCCGGCGAACTGGGCCAGCAGGTCGTTGCGACGGTCGAAGAGACTTACCTGCGCGGCTCCAACCCGGGCGCGAAGACTGGGTCCAACCGCGGTACCGAGTCCACCGCGAACAACATGCTCGCCCAGTCCGCACTGGTGGCGTTGAACGCGTCACTGGAAGAGAAGATCGACCTGGGCATCATGAACGCCGGCGGCGTACGCGCTGACCTGCCCGCGGGCGAGGTGACCTACCAGCAGGCCTTCGAGGTGCAGCCCTTCGGCAACGACATCTCTGTGGCCACCCTGTCTGGCAAGGCAATCAAGCAGGCGCTGGAGAACCAGTGGCAGACAGAGGAGGACGCGGTAAAGTCGGGCCGTCCGCGCCTGGATATGGGCCTGTCCGACAACGTGTCTTACACCTACAACCCGGAGGCCGCCCGCGGTGAGCGCATCACCTCGATCACCATTGACGGCGCACCGCTGGAGGACGACAAGGACTACCGCGTTGCGGCGTCCTCCTTCCTCCTGGGTGGCGGCGACGGGTTCATTGATCCGGCCGAGGTCCGCGACGAGCTCAATGTCGGCTACAACGACCTCAACGCTTTCGTGGATTACCTCAAGACCGATGGAATCGGCGTGCGCAAGGGCCAGAAGGACGTCGGCGTGGTGCTGCCCGCCGAAGGCCTGAAGGCCGGCACCAAGGCTACGATCAAGCTCAGCTCGTTGAACTACTCCTCGGAGGGTGAGCCGATAGCAAAGCAGGCAACCGTGAAGCTCGGCGAGACGACAGCCACCGCAGATATCGACGCGACCACGACCGAGGCGGACAACGGCCTGGGCGAGCAGGGCCGCGCGGAGGTCACCCTGGATATCCCGGCCGAGCTCAGCGGCGAGCAGACCCTGACTGTCACCACCGATGCTGGTACCGAGGTCACCCTGCCGGTGACTGTCGCAGAGGCGGATGCACAGGAGCCGGGCGAGACCCCGCAGGAGGGCAGCTCCGCTGACACCGGCACGATCTTCGGTGCGATCGCTGGTGTGCTCGCGCTGCTCGGCCTGCTGAGCATCGTCTTCGCTGGTCCGATCGACCAGGTGCTTGGCCCGATCGCGAAGCTGAGCTAA
- a CDS encoding RelA/SpoT family protein has product MTHEKTPKRSGQTVRSVSARLARSLTGGGKPKINPVLDPLLSIHRQYHPKAKVELLNRAYETAERLHEGVMRKSGDPYITHPLAVATICAEIGMDTTTVVAALLHDTVEDTDYSLEELTNDFGPEVARLVDGVTKLDKVEMGHAAEAETIRKMIVAMAKDPRVLVIKVGDRLHNMRTMRFLPPEKQAKKARETLEVIAPLAHRLGMASVKWELEDLAFAILYPKKYEEIVRLVADRAPSRDRALKELTEEIQAELKSNGIEAEVMGRPKHYWSIYQKMVVRGHEFNEIFDLVGIRVLVDNVHDCYAAVGVVHSLYSAMPGRFKDYISNPRFGVYQSLHTTVMTDTGRPLEVQVRTHDMHYNAEFGVAAHWRYKETKGSHKGNQNEVDEMAWMRQLLDWQKEAADPDEFLDSLRYDLTSQQIFAFTPKGDVINLPAGSTPVDFAYSVHTEVGHRCIGAKVNGKLVALESELKSGDRVEIFTSKDQNAGPSRDWQDFVVSPRAKAKIRQWFAKERREEHLEAGRDALAAEVQRGGLPMHRLFTSQSMRQVAQRLHYPDVDALYTAIGAGHVSAQHVSKMLVDLFGNEEDAVDALTDRAPMSELVRRESRSSTSGVLVQGSPDVMAKLAKCCQPVPGDEIFGFVTRGGGVSVHRTDCTNAAKLGEEPERLIDVAWADSTNAGGASLATLQAEALDRHGLLAELTGVLTEQNLPILALSSQASDDRIANVRFTIEVSDTKQLGALMNQLRNVEGVFDIYRVTS; this is encoded by the coding sequence TTGACGCACGAGAAAACACCCAAGCGATCGGGGCAGACCGTGCGCAGCGTGTCGGCACGCCTTGCACGTTCACTCACGGGCGGCGGTAAACCGAAGATTAACCCGGTGCTGGACCCGTTGCTGTCTATCCACCGGCAGTACCACCCGAAGGCGAAAGTCGAACTGCTCAACCGTGCCTACGAGACGGCGGAGCGCCTGCACGAGGGCGTAATGCGCAAGTCGGGGGACCCCTACATCACCCACCCGCTGGCCGTGGCCACGATCTGCGCCGAGATCGGCATGGACACCACGACCGTGGTGGCTGCCCTGTTGCACGACACCGTCGAGGACACCGACTACTCGCTTGAGGAACTCACCAACGACTTCGGGCCTGAAGTCGCCCGGCTTGTCGACGGGGTGACCAAACTGGACAAGGTGGAGATGGGCCACGCTGCGGAAGCCGAGACCATCCGCAAGATGATCGTGGCGATGGCGAAGGATCCCCGCGTCCTGGTGATCAAGGTCGGGGACCGCCTGCACAACATGCGCACGATGCGTTTCTTGCCGCCGGAGAAGCAGGCGAAGAAGGCACGCGAGACGCTCGAGGTCATTGCCCCGCTGGCGCACCGGTTGGGCATGGCGTCGGTGAAGTGGGAGCTGGAAGACCTCGCCTTCGCTATCTTGTACCCGAAGAAGTACGAGGAGATCGTGCGCCTTGTCGCCGACCGCGCGCCCTCGCGCGACCGGGCGCTGAAAGAGCTGACCGAGGAAATCCAGGCGGAGCTGAAATCCAACGGCATTGAGGCCGAGGTGATGGGGCGGCCGAAGCACTACTGGTCGATTTACCAGAAGATGGTGGTGCGCGGCCACGAGTTCAACGAGATCTTCGACCTGGTGGGCATCCGCGTGCTGGTGGATAACGTCCACGACTGCTACGCGGCTGTCGGCGTGGTCCACTCGCTGTACTCGGCGATGCCGGGGCGCTTCAAGGACTACATCTCCAACCCGCGCTTCGGCGTGTACCAGTCGCTGCACACTACGGTGATGACGGACACGGGCCGCCCGCTCGAGGTGCAGGTGCGCACCCACGATATGCACTACAACGCCGAGTTCGGCGTCGCGGCGCACTGGCGCTACAAGGAGACGAAGGGCTCGCACAAGGGCAACCAGAACGAGGTCGACGAGATGGCGTGGATGCGCCAGCTGCTCGACTGGCAGAAGGAGGCCGCCGACCCGGACGAGTTCTTGGACTCGCTGCGCTACGACCTGACCAGCCAGCAGATCTTCGCCTTTACCCCCAAAGGCGACGTAATCAACCTGCCGGCGGGCTCGACTCCGGTGGATTTTGCCTACTCCGTGCACACTGAGGTAGGCCACCGCTGCATCGGTGCCAAGGTCAACGGCAAGCTGGTGGCGCTGGAGTCGGAGCTGAAGTCCGGCGACCGGGTGGAGATCTTCACCTCGAAGGACCAAAACGCCGGGCCCTCGCGCGATTGGCAGGACTTTGTGGTCTCCCCGCGGGCGAAGGCGAAGATCCGGCAGTGGTTTGCCAAGGAGCGCCGCGAGGAGCACTTAGAGGCCGGCCGCGACGCGCTTGCGGCGGAGGTGCAGCGCGGCGGTTTGCCGATGCACCGCCTGTTTACCTCGCAGTCGATGCGCCAAGTCGCGCAGCGCCTGCACTACCCGGACGTGGATGCGTTGTACACCGCGATCGGCGCGGGGCATGTGTCCGCGCAGCACGTGAGCAAGATGCTGGTGGATCTTTTCGGGAACGAGGAGGACGCCGTCGATGCGCTCACGGACCGCGCGCCAATGTCCGAGTTGGTACGCCGGGAGTCCCGTTCGTCCACGAGCGGCGTGCTGGTCCAGGGCAGCCCCGACGTGATGGCCAAGCTGGCAAAGTGCTGCCAGCCGGTGCCCGGGGACGAGATCTTCGGCTTTGTCACCCGCGGCGGGGGAGTCTCAGTGCACCGCACTGACTGCACCAATGCGGCCAAGCTGGGCGAGGAGCCCGAGCGGCTTATCGACGTTGCGTGGGCCGACAGCACCAACGCCGGCGGTGCCTCCCTGGCGACCCTGCAAGCCGAGGCGCTCGATCGCCACGGCCTGCTCGCGGAGCTGACCGGCGTGCTCACGGAGCAGAACCTTCCCATCTTGGCGCTGTCCTCGCAGGCTTCCGATGACCGGATTGCCAACGTGCGCTTCACCATCGAGGTTTCCGATACGAAGCAGCTCGGTGCGCTGATGAACCAGCTGCGCAATGTGGAGGGTGTGTTCGACATCTACCGCGTGACGTCGTAA
- a CDS encoding MBL fold metallo-hydrolase yields the protein MKLSGFAAGPYQTNCFVVCGEHSDEAVIIDPGMGAYEHVMRIVEQAGATPAAVLLTHGHLDHTRDAARFDVPVYIHPEDEFMLEGGKGLPENSRTLFDAGSMELPKEVRPLDDGTTLSFADTTFTVRHAPGHSPGSVLLLTEYEGQAGPVFSGDVLFRGSIGRTDFANSDPEAMRETLRGPVWDLDDELAVLPGHGPTTTMGQERASNPFLLQANPDR from the coding sequence ATGAAGCTTTCCGGTTTTGCTGCAGGCCCTTACCAGACCAACTGCTTCGTCGTGTGCGGCGAGCACTCGGACGAGGCGGTCATCATCGACCCGGGCATGGGCGCGTACGAGCACGTGATGCGCATCGTCGAGCAGGCAGGCGCGACCCCTGCTGCGGTGCTGCTCACCCACGGCCACCTCGACCACACCCGCGATGCGGCCCGCTTCGACGTGCCCGTCTACATCCACCCGGAGGACGAGTTCATGCTTGAGGGAGGCAAGGGCTTGCCGGAAAACTCCCGCACGCTTTTCGACGCCGGGTCGATGGAGCTGCCCAAAGAGGTCCGCCCGCTTGACGACGGCACCACGCTCTCTTTCGCCGACACCACCTTCACCGTCCGTCACGCCCCGGGCCATTCGCCGGGCAGCGTGCTGCTGCTCACCGAGTACGAAGGGCAGGCCGGACCCGTGTTCTCCGGCGACGTGCTCTTCCGCGGCTCGATTGGCCGCACCGATTTCGCCAACTCCGACCCGGAGGCGATGCGGGAAACGCTGCGTGGCCCGGTCTGGGACTTGGACGACGAGTTGGCGGTCCTGCCCGGGCACGGGCCGACCACCACGATGGGACAGGAGCGGGCGAGTAACCCATTTCTCCTGCAGGCCAACCCAGACCGCTAG